AGCCGATCATTCCAATAATAGCGACGAAGGCAACGCTTTTATAATCACCTACGTAAGAAATCAATCGTTTATAAATTTGTGTAGTACTTTGACTCATATTACTCTCGTTATACAATTACAGCCCTTATTGTATCCTTCAAACCGTTAAAACTAAACGTCAATCTTCTATAAACCAATAACTTTCGTGTTTACGGGCGGTTGTTACTTTAAAGCTGTCTTGATAAATACTTACTGTAATTTGCCCATTCAATGCAGTTACATATTGTTTTGCGTTTATTGCCTTATAGCGCGAAACGACGTTTTCACTCGGAAATTGCCACTGACCTTGAAAAGCGGTTGAATGAATAACGGTATGAGGATTGACATGATTAATAAATTCGACACTAGAAGAAGTATCACTGCCGTGGTGTGGGCTTAAAATCACATCAGCTTGTAATAAATGAGTTTTAATAAGGCTTAGCTCACGCGCTTTAGAAATGTCGCCCGTTAGTAACATCGTCAGTTGTGGCGATTTAATTAAAAGCACACAGGAATTATCGTTTTCATTATCATATTTATCACTCGAAAAACTGCTAATAAATAACCCATTAAAGTTATAATCCAAAGAGATACATCGCGTAGTTATGCCATGCGGATGAAACCGCTTAAAGCTATCACCAAATCCCGCCTTGATAAAATGTGTTGCACCACCAGCATGATCGTTATCTTGATGGCTTATTATTGCGTCACGAACGGCCAAATTATGAATTTTTAAATAGGGTATCAACACACTATATGTACGACTAAAACGATTAAAATAACTAGGGCCAAAATCGTAAACCAATGCTTGATTATCTTTTTCTAGTAATGTCATTAACCCATGCCCAACATCAAATACATGAAATTTCCAAAGGGGTTTTGGTACAAACATGTAATCAACCAATGCAATACATAGGGGGATAATTGTTAAACGTTTAAAAGGACTATACCAAGCGACTAAAATACATAAATAAAATGCAACTAAATATAGGCTACGCGGTTTAGCTACATCTAACCACCTATAATGCCAAGGAATTGCATTCATAGACTCAAACAAAGTTAGCAGCACATTATCGAACAACAAAATTACTGGTGTTATATCTGCTACAACGCTTACTATGGTAAATAACAATAAAAGAGGCATGATCACTACACTTAGCAATGGAATAGCTATTAAGTTAATAACAAGCCCTGCAATGCTTACCCCACTGAAATAAATAAGAGTAATAGGCAAAAGCCCAATAAATAAAGCAAGCTGAATAATACACAACGCCATAAACGCGCTAAGCCAATTATATTTTGTTTTAGGAAGATGCTTTATAACCAAGTAAATAATGACAACTGCAATAAAAGAAAAATATAAACCTGGGTTTAAAACATTAAAAGGATTGATCAATAATACAGTGACTAGAGCATATAAAATGACCCGCCACCGCAATGGTTGTTTAGCAATAAAATACAGCGCTAATAGGCAACTTAGCATGATAAATGCGCGTGTTGCTGAGAGTAAAAAATCACTTAAATACACGTAAATAAATGCTGCTAACCAGCCAATAAAGCTATAAGCGATGGTTAAATTAATAGACTGTAATACGTTCACTTTTAAAATGTAAGCTGTGTACTTACTTAGTAAATAAAAACAACTAAATATTAGCCCTATATGTAGCCCTGAAATCGCCAATAAATGGCTTAATCCCAAACTTTGCATCGTTTGTTTATTATCATAAGACATCAGTGATTTATCGCCACTGAGTAATGCATAGTAAAGCCAGTTAAGCGCTGTTTCTTGATAGGTTCGCTTTAAAAAAGCCCTGTATTTAAATGTTATTGAAGGAGAGGTAGCGTTCGTGACGAGTAATTGCTTATTTAACACTTTGCCTTTAAATAATATGCGCTGTTTAAAGGCGTGCACATTATTATCAAACACATCACTATTTTTAATTGTTCTAAATTTTTTTAGCGAGATTGTTGCCTCAAAGGTGTCGCCTTGCTTAATACGTTGATCCGAATCGACGCTTAACATCGCTTTTGGCGCTTTAAATTTATGTATTGTGTCCCCATTAAGCTTTAATAACGTTGCTTTAATATACTGTGGTTGCTTTGCTGAGATGACTTCGTCAACAAGAATGCTGGCAGGATAAGCGTAGTTATTTTCAACATTTGGCAATGTATAGCTATAAAACAGGTAAAAGTGCACAACAATGCAGCAAATAGCTAAAATAAACCCTAACAAAACATTTAAAAACGGCTTAAAATAGGCGCTCGCAATAAGGATAGCTATTGTGATGACTGTAAATTCATGGGTTTGATAATAAAATACGGTTGAAATACAGCCAATTACAAATCCAAGACTAATCCACACTGAAGTAAATGGTTGCTTGAAATGCCTAAGAAAACGATCCAACGATTTTTACCTGATCCTAATAAAATTAGGCATCATAAAACACTTAGAATATTCGGCCGCCTTTTACAAGACGCCAATTTATGGCACTTAAACAGGCGCTCAGCAAGAGGCGCATTTGCCGTTGGTTTATTTTTTGCTTTCATCCCTGTTCCTTTTCAAATGGTTTTAGCAGCTGCAGCAGCTATTGTATTTAGAGTTAATTTACCTATTTCTGTAGCGTTAGTGTGGCTAACCAATCCATTGACTATGCCGCCAATATTTTATGGCTCGTACCTTGTTGGCACGATGGTTTTAAATCAACCTGAACAACACTTTTCTTTTGAAGCTAGCTGGGCATGGTTTATAGAGAGCCTCTCTACTATCGGACCTGCATTTTTAATTGGCTCATTAGTGTGCGCTTCTGTCGCTTCTGTTATTGCTTATTTTAGTATTGATATTATTTGGCGCCGCTCTGTGCGTAAAGCATGGCTTGCTCGTAATCAGTAAATTATAGACGAAAAAAAACCAACTTTTATAAGTTGGTTTTTTTATCAACAGCTTTAGGCTTAAAATCTAAATACTCTGCGTAAGCCAACAAGCGGTAATAACAGTAGTGTGTACCACGGGAAGCTTGCTGAGCTTCTTTCATAAAGCTCTTCTTCAATAGCGGCACAGTCTTCTACTTCGCCATCAATAGGTGTAAGTTTTACTGCAACAGCAACACTTTCATACTCGATATTACCTTCAAGATCAGTTTCTACATTACCAAAGGTATCTCGCTTTTCAACGGTTTTAGTAGCTACACCAAAGATTTCATTATCTTCATTAATAACCTTTGCTTCTGCCATTGTGTAGGCGTAGTCTGTTTCACCATCTGTTTCGTAACACGGGAGCAAATCGTTTAGGTTGGTAATTTTATCGTCACCAATTTTATAGATAAACGCTTCTTTACGGCGGCTGTTTTCAGATGTACCCACCTCGCCTTCACCCACAACATATCCTTGGTTATTAATGTCATTACCATAAGCACTTGAACTATTAAAATAACCGGTAGGAAAAACGGTATTGCCCGTACTTATATCATGATAAAAAAACTGATCACGAAGAGTGGTTTCAATGCGCTTTGAAGCATAACCAACAATTATATCGTTGTCGTTTACTGCAAGTGCTTTACCCGAAAGCCAATCGTCTTCTTGGTCTATAAAATTAAACACGTCACCATTTTTAAAATACACAGGCATTGTTAAAATAGTGTCGTCGTTCTTATAGTAGCGAGCGTTAGACGAGCCTACAATTGTGCCATTGTTATTGAGTGCAAGCGCTGTGCTTGTAAAAGCAAAGTCATCATCATCTTCTGGCGTTAAGGCAAGGCCAAGTGTTTCAGTAGAAGTGATATTAAATGCTTCATCAAGCTCCCACTTTACCGCACGCTCATCAAATACGCCTGTAGTAACACTTGAGTTTAATAATTGTACACACGTATTTGTTGGTTCGTCTTCGTTATCACAGTTATCTTCAATATTATCAAGACGATCTTCTGGAATACCTGTAGAAACATAGCCAACTACTGTATAGCCGTCGTTCGTTTTTATAATATCGTTAGCCCGGCTGGTACCGCCATAGTCATCAAAATCTGGAACCAGTTCGACCTTTTGGGTGCCATCTTCAGAAATAACGATACCGCGTTCTATAAAGTCATGCGTAAACCATGTTTCTTCTTCATCTTCACCATCTGGGGTAAATAAAACTTTATCGTATGGCGCCGCACTCCAACCAACACTCACGCCATCTTCGCTTACTGCGTTATAAAAGTTACTAATAGAACGTGTTAAACCATCGTAATCAACCGACTCTTCATCAAATAGAACTTGTTCAGTAACTATGCCATCGTCAAATTTAATACCAACTACTGAGCTTAGTTTTTGGTATTCAAAATCAGTGGGTCTGCCAGCTAAAAAACTGACCATAAATGAATGCGCATCGGCGTTATTAAATACCGCATCGTTATTCTCTATATCATCAAGTGTAAACGTGATTTCTTTATCGCTTAATTCAAAATTGTACTCTTCACTATCGTACGCATTTTCAATCACGTTTTCGGTAAAATCGATATAGCTGATATCGATTGGTAAATTATATAATCCGTTGGCAGTACCAATAATGTGCCCGCTTTCACTTACGTCAGTTACGTAAGAATGTTTAGCGCCGTCAAGAGTACCTAGTTCTGTTAATTCATAGGTTGCACTTAATGCAGATGTACTCAATGTCGCTAAAATACTGGCAGCGAGTAATTTATATTTCATTTTAATCCTTACTACTGATTCTGTAATTCTTCAAGTTCTTCCCAGCGCTCAAACGCGGCTTCAAGGTCAGACTCAAGTTTTGCTAAATGGTTCAATGCATTAGTGGTAACGTCACTATCTTGTTTGAAAAAGTCAGGATCGCTCACTACAGCTTGCTGCGCTTCTACAGCGGCTTCAAGTTGTTCCATTTTATTGGGTAGTTGCTCTAATTCAAGTTTTAATTTGTAAGAAAGCTTAGTACTTTTGTTTTCAGGTTTTTTAGCCGTTACCGGTGCTGGTTTAACGTCTTTTTTGGGTGCTTCTTGGTGTTTTTCTTGCTCGGCTAAATAACTTAGATAAGCTTGGTAATCGGTATATCCCCCTACCATATCTGTTATTTTTCCATTACCTTCAAACGCCCATACGCTGCTACAGGTATTATCAATAAATTCACGATCATGGCTTACTATAAGTACAGTACCCTGATACTGATTGATAATTTCTTCGAGTAACTCTAATGTTTCAATATCCAAATCATTGGTTGGCTCATCGAGAACTAAAATATTTGAGGGTTTTAAAAATAGCTTTGCAAGTAAAAGCCTATTTTTTTCACCACCAGAGAGTGCTTTTACAGGTGTACGCGCGCGTGCCGGCGGAAATAAAAAATCTTGCAGGTAACCCAACACATGTCGAGAACGCCCACCCATCATGACTTCTTGTTTACCTTCTGCAACGTTATCTTGGACCGTCGCCTCTTCATCAAGCTTTTGCCTATATTGGTCAAAATAAGCAAATTCTAAATTAACCCCTTGCTTAACATGACCACTATCAGCTTCTAAATCACCAAACAATAGTTTTAGTAAGGTTGTTTTACCAATACCATTAGGCCCCACTAAACCTATTCTGTCTCCACGCATTACTAAGGTAGAAAAATCGTTAGCAATCACTTTGTCTTTAAATGCATGATTTATATGTTTAGCCTCAAATACTAACTTACCAGAGCGATCAGCAGTCTCGATGTTGAAGTCCGTTTTACCTACCTGCTCTACGCGGGCTTTACGTTCTACTCGTAGCTGTTTAAGTTCACGTACGCGACCCTCGTTGCGAGTGCGTCGCGCTTTAACACCTTGGCGTATCCACGCTTCTTCTTCTGCTAAACGTTTGTCAAAAAGAGCATTTTGTGTTTCTTCCACTTTTAAGTCGTGCGCTTTTTGTTCGAGGTAAGTAGCGTAATCACCTGGGTAAGATATAAGCTTACCGCGATCTAAGTCTAAAATACGGGTTGCAACAGCACGAATAAAGGCACGGTCATGCGATATAAATACAATACCGCCTTTAAATTCTTTTAAAAACTGCTCTAGCCATTTAACACTGTCTACGTCTAAATGGTTTGTTGGCTCGTCAAGTAGCAGTAAGTCAGGCTCGCTTACCAACGCGCGTGCTAAAGCTACTTTACGTAACCAACCGCCCGATAACGACTCTAACTTAGCATCAGGACTAAGTTCTAAACGCGTTAGTACAAGTTGAATGCGTGAATCAAAACGCCATCCGTCACACGCTTCTAATTCGTTTGATAACCGCTCGAGCTTGTTAAGTAGTTTGTCAGTGCAATCAGTTTGTAATTGAGTGCTGACATGGTGATAATCAATCAATAAATTAGCAATATCAGGCATGCCCTGTGCTACGTAGTCAAATACCGAACCATTTGCACCTTTAGGGGGATCTTGCTCTAGGCGCGATATTTTTATTCCGCCAAGCTGATTAATTTCACCATCATCTAAAATCACTTGCCCATCAAGTACTTTTAAAAGTGTTGATTTACCTGCACCATTTCGCCCTACAATACAGACGCGTTCGCCACTTTCAATAACAGCATCGGCATTATCTAATAATGGGTGGGTACCATAAGCTAACTGCGCTTTTTGTATTCTTATTAAATCCATAAATACTGCTCTTTATTCTTGCGCTAAAAATTCATGCACTGTTTGTGCATCAAACGGCCAATACAAGTGTTGGCCAGTTTTGTTTTTAAATACGGGAATACTTAACTGAAACCGTGCTATTAATTGCTCATCAGTCAAAATATCGACTAGCTCTAGCTCGTTTTTATTACCTAAAACCGACAATAACACCTGCTCGGCTTGCTCACATAAATGGCAGCCATCGGTATGGTATAAAACATAACTAGCCATGGGTAATTAACCAACTGTTGTGTATTTTTTTATTGCGTTTGAAATCAGGTGATAACGTTTTATCAGAGATATTTTCAGCTTTTAAACCTAGCCCCATTAAACCGACTTCATCCATAACAAAACCACGTTTGTTGTTAGAAAAAATTAACGTACCTGAAGGACTTAAGATTTTTTTAACCCAAGTAAGTAATTTTATATGATCCGTTTGCACATCAAACGCGTCTTTCATTCGTTTAGAATTAGAAAATGTTGGCGGATCTAAAAATATTAAATCGTATTGGCCTTGTGCGTATTCTAGCCATTTTAAACAATCAGCCTGTTCAAAACGGTAACGGGTATTGCTAATATCATTTAACGCAAAGTTATCTTGGCCCCACTTAAGGTAGGTTTTTGATAAATCGACGGTGGTTATCGCTTTTGCACCCCCTAATGCAGCGTGCACAGAGGCTGTACCTGTGTATGCAAATAAGTTTAAAAAACGTTTACCTTTTGCATTTTGCTGAATATAACGACGTGCTAAACGATGGTCTAAGAATAGCCCTGTATCGAGGTAATCAAACAAGTTTACTTTAAACTTAGCACCAAATTCTTCCACCACCATAGTGCGGTTTTGTTTAGCCATTGGGGTGTATTGCTCTTCCCCTTTTTGTTTTTTACGCACTTTAACTGCGATGTTCTCAGGTGGTATATTTAGCTGCTGTGCAGTTAAGCTAATCACATCTTGAAGGCGTTTTTGGGATGTTTTTTCATCAATTTCTTTGGGGGCGGCATATTCAAAAATAACAGCAGAGTTGCCGTAAATGTCAACCGCTACGTTGTACTCAGGAATATCAGCATCATATACGCGATAAGCTTGTACTTCGTTTTGTTTAAGCCAATTTTTAAGGCCTTGTTTGTTCTTTTTCAAACGATTAGCAAACGACATTGAGCCTTCGAAATTAAGCGCCGGTTTATCATCGCTTGTCAGGCTTACTTGCTTATCATCTAACTGATATAAATTTAGCTCTACATCCAATGGGCCGTTTTTAAATTTATAACGCTTTTGTTTAACCAGTTTTAAAAGCTTAAATAGGCTTTCATCCATACCTAGTAACGCAAGCTTCCAATGATTAAAGTGCTTTTTAAAACCCACGCCCATACTGCGGTGTAAATTTACCAGCTCGGCCATAGAGCCAATACGCTCGCCGTACGGTAAGTTAGAAATAACCACGCCGGGTAATTTAGCAACAGAGGTAAGCTTAGTTGCATCACTTTGCTTAAACTTAATAACATGACCAAGCTCTGCTCGCTCGGCGTTGGCAATGGCTTTATCAAGAACTTGCGCATCGTAATCGTGGCCAATTAACCACAATTTAGGATCGGTAATTTGTGCAATTAACTCTTCACGAAGTTGTTTAAATTTAGCCGCTCTAAAACTAGGTAAACGCTCAAACGCAAACCCTTCTCTAAATAAACCAGGGGCTTCATTACGGGCCATGCCCGCCGCTTCTATTAAAATAGTACCCGCACCACAACATGGATCAAATAAAGGTTGATTTACATTTTCAAGCCAGCCACTGCGTTTAATAATCGCAGCCGCTAAATGCTCTTTAATAGGGGCTTTACCTTGGCCTTGGCGATAACCGCGTTCAGATAAACGAGGACCTGAGTAATCAATGTAAAGAGCCACACCATGGCGGTTTAAACGCGCAACAACACGCACATTGGCATCTTGCTTATCTACATTTGGGCGCTGTTCGTATAAATCATTAAAGTAGTCAACAATCGCATCTTTAATTACCAATCCTGAAAACTGGGTATTTTTTAAAGCGTCGTTTGTACCACTGAAGTCGACAGCAAATGTTTGTGTTGGGCCAAACCATTCTTGCCACGGCTGAAAGCGTGCAAATTTATACAAGCTATCTTTATCATTAACGCCTTCTTTTTCTTCAATAAGCATCAGCACACGTGTTGCATAACGAGTTGATAGACAAACCTTTTGCGCCAATGTTGAATCTGCCTCAAAGCGAACAGAACCCACAGTTTGTTTAGACACAACTGCGCCTAATTCTGTTAGTTCATCAACAAGTAAATTTTCGATTCCGATAGAAGTAAGTGCGATAAATTGCAAAGTAATAACCCTTAATAGCTAATTGCGCAGGATTATAACATAGGTTGGCTGACAAACACTTGATAAACGCAGCTCGATCTGTAAATTTGCTAAGCTGATTTAGTGTGGTATTGCTCAAGCAATAAAGGATGAACTCGATTGTTTAAAACACGAATCACTTCAAACTGCTCAAGCGATAAATTTTCATCAAGTTTGAAGGTGTTGCTTAGGTTTAAACAAATTGACGCATCAGGGCAATGCTCAACTATTAAAAATTCGCCGGTTTGTGCTTTAGAGGTAAGTTTAACAATGGCTTCTGTACTTGGCTGGGTGCCCGTGTACTCTTCAAAAAACCAACTTTTAGCCAAAACCGGTTTTAAATGAAATTTTACAGCGGTTGCATTAAGCGCAATTTGACAAACCTGCGCAGGAGTATACAAATTAAAGCCATCTAAGTAATTGTATACTTGCTCATAAAAAGCAGCATCTTCTAAGCTAAAACGTGGGTTTTCAAAAACACAGTCGGTAAGTTGCCTTAATTTATACGGTGTGCATAATTGCATATCGTCATTTAAATCAAGCAGTAAGCGGTTTTTATTTGCACATGCAATCCACTGCCATTGTTTTGTTGCTTGTAACATCTGCCTCCTCCTTGTTTAAAAATTTATTTTTTAATAAGACATTAATATTAGATTATAACGGCTTTTGACCATTTTTAAAACATTTGTTTAGAACATTTATTGAACGATCAAAAGCTTACATAACTGATCCTTATAAGGAATCAACGATCGATTTTACCAATTGTGGCCCTTTGTAGATGAACCCAGTATAAACCTGCACTAAATTTGCGCCTGCATTAAGCTTTTCTTGGGCAGATTGTGCGTCATCAATACCACCTACACCAATAATTGGTAATCTACCCTGTGTTAAGCGTTTAAGTTCGCTAACAACGTGTGTAGA
The genomic region above belongs to Pseudoalteromonas sp. MM1 and contains:
- a CDS encoding DNA internalization-related competence protein ComEC/Rec2 → MDRFLRHFKQPFTSVWISLGFVIGCISTVFYYQTHEFTVITIAILIASAYFKPFLNVLLGFILAICCIVVHFYLFYSYTLPNVENNYAYPASILVDEVISAKQPQYIKATLLKLNGDTIHKFKAPKAMLSVDSDQRIKQGDTFEATISLKKFRTIKNSDVFDNNVHAFKQRILFKGKVLNKQLLVTNATSPSITFKYRAFLKRTYQETALNWLYYALLSGDKSLMSYDNKQTMQSLGLSHLLAISGLHIGLIFSCFYLLSKYTAYILKVNVLQSINLTIAYSFIGWLAAFIYVYLSDFLLSATRAFIMLSCLLALYFIAKQPLRWRVILYALVTVLLINPFNVLNPGLYFSFIAVVIIYLVIKHLPKTKYNWLSAFMALCIIQLALFIGLLPITLIYFSGVSIAGLVINLIAIPLLSVVIMPLLLLFTIVSVVADITPVILLFDNVLLTLFESMNAIPWHYRWLDVAKPRSLYLVAFYLCILVAWYSPFKRLTIIPLCIALVDYMFVPKPLWKFHVFDVGHGLMTLLEKDNQALVYDFGPSYFNRFSRTYSVLIPYLKIHNLAVRDAIISHQDNDHAGGATHFIKAGFGDSFKRFHPHGITTRCISLDYNFNGLFISSFSSDKYDNENDNSCVLLIKSPQLTMLLTGDISKARELSLIKTHLLQADVILSPHHGSDTSSSVEFINHVNPHTVIHSTAFQGQWQFPSENVVSRYKAINAKQYVTALNGQITVSIYQDSFKVTTARKHESYWFIED
- a CDS encoding DUF2062 domain-containing protein codes for the protein MPKKTIQRFLPDPNKIRHHKTLRIFGRLLQDANLWHLNRRSARGAFAVGLFFAFIPVPFQMVLAAAAAIVFRVNLPISVALVWLTNPLTMPPIFYGSYLVGTMVLNQPEQHFSFEASWAWFIESLSTIGPAFLIGSLVCASVASVIAYFSIDIIWRRSVRKAWLARNQ
- a CDS encoding DUF3466 family protein is translated as MKYKLLAASILATLSTSALSATYELTELGTLDGAKHSYVTDVSESGHIIGTANGLYNLPIDISYIDFTENVIENAYDSEEYNFELSDKEITFTLDDIENNDAVFNNADAHSFMVSFLAGRPTDFEYQKLSSVVGIKFDDGIVTEQVLFDEESVDYDGLTRSISNFYNAVSEDGVSVGWSAAPYDKVLFTPDGEDEEETWFTHDFIERGIVISEDGTQKVELVPDFDDYGGTSRANDIIKTNDGYTVVGYVSTGIPEDRLDNIEDNCDNEDEPTNTCVQLLNSSVTTGVFDERAVKWELDEAFNITSTETLGLALTPEDDDDFAFTSTALALNNNGTIVGSSNARYYKNDDTILTMPVYFKNGDVFNFIDQEDDWLSGKALAVNDNDIIVGYASKRIETTLRDQFFYHDISTGNTVFPTGYFNSSSAYGNDINNQGYVVGEGEVGTSENSRRKEAFIYKIGDDKITNLNDLLPCYETDGETDYAYTMAEAKVINEDNEIFGVATKTVEKRDTFGNVETDLEGNIEYESVAVAVKLTPIDGEVEDCAAIEEELYERSSASFPWYTLLLLPLVGLRRVFRF
- a CDS encoding ABC transporter ATP-binding protein, with amino-acid sequence MDLIRIQKAQLAYGTHPLLDNADAVIESGERVCIVGRNGAGKSTLLKVLDGQVILDDGEINQLGGIKISRLEQDPPKGANGSVFDYVAQGMPDIANLLIDYHHVSTQLQTDCTDKLLNKLERLSNELEACDGWRFDSRIQLVLTRLELSPDAKLESLSGGWLRKVALARALVSEPDLLLLDEPTNHLDVDSVKWLEQFLKEFKGGIVFISHDRAFIRAVATRILDLDRGKLISYPGDYATYLEQKAHDLKVEETQNALFDKRLAEEEAWIRQGVKARRTRNEGRVRELKQLRVERKARVEQVGKTDFNIETADRSGKLVFEAKHINHAFKDKVIANDFSTLVMRGDRIGLVGPNGIGKTTLLKLLFGDLEADSGHVKQGVNLEFAYFDQYRQKLDEEATVQDNVAEGKQEVMMGGRSRHVLGYLQDFLFPPARARTPVKALSGGEKNRLLLAKLFLKPSNILVLDEPTNDLDIETLELLEEIINQYQGTVLIVSHDREFIDNTCSSVWAFEGNGKITDMVGGYTDYQAYLSYLAEQEKHQEAPKKDVKPAPVTAKKPENKSTKLSYKLKLELEQLPNKMEQLEAAVEAQQAVVSDPDFFKQDSDVTTNALNHLAKLESDLEAAFERWEELEELQNQ
- a CDS encoding glutaredoxin family protein; this translates as MASYVLYHTDGCHLCEQAEQVLLSVLGNKNELELVDILTDEQLIARFQLSIPVFKNKTGQHLYWPFDAQTVHEFLAQE
- the rlmKL gene encoding bifunctional 23S rRNA (guanine(2069)-N(7))-methyltransferase RlmK/23S rRNA (guanine(2445)-N(2))-methyltransferase RlmL — protein: MQFIALTSIGIENLLVDELTELGAVVSKQTVGSVRFEADSTLAQKVCLSTRYATRVLMLIEEKEGVNDKDSLYKFARFQPWQEWFGPTQTFAVDFSGTNDALKNTQFSGLVIKDAIVDYFNDLYEQRPNVDKQDANVRVVARLNRHGVALYIDYSGPRLSERGYRQGQGKAPIKEHLAAAIIKRSGWLENVNQPLFDPCCGAGTILIEAAGMARNEAPGLFREGFAFERLPSFRAAKFKQLREELIAQITDPKLWLIGHDYDAQVLDKAIANAERAELGHVIKFKQSDATKLTSVAKLPGVVISNLPYGERIGSMAELVNLHRSMGVGFKKHFNHWKLALLGMDESLFKLLKLVKQKRYKFKNGPLDVELNLYQLDDKQVSLTSDDKPALNFEGSMSFANRLKKNKQGLKNWLKQNEVQAYRVYDADIPEYNVAVDIYGNSAVIFEYAAPKEIDEKTSQKRLQDVISLTAQQLNIPPENIAVKVRKKQKGEEQYTPMAKQNRTMVVEEFGAKFKVNLFDYLDTGLFLDHRLARRYIQQNAKGKRFLNLFAYTGTASVHAALGGAKAITTVDLSKTYLKWGQDNFALNDISNTRYRFEQADCLKWLEYAQGQYDLIFLDPPTFSNSKRMKDAFDVQTDHIKLLTWVKKILSPSGTLIFSNNKRGFVMDEVGLMGLGLKAENISDKTLSPDFKRNKKIHNSWLITHG
- a CDS encoding cell division protein ZapC; protein product: MLQATKQWQWIACANKNRLLLDLNDDMQLCTPYKLRQLTDCVFENPRFSLEDAAFYEQVYNYLDGFNLYTPAQVCQIALNATAVKFHLKPVLAKSWFFEEYTGTQPSTEAIVKLTSKAQTGEFLIVEHCPDASICLNLSNTFKLDENLSLEQFEVIRVLNNRVHPLLLEQYHTKSA